The Quercus lobata isolate SW786 chromosome 9, ValleyOak3.0 Primary Assembly, whole genome shotgun sequence region TATTGGACTATAGTATATATCTTTTCCAGGCTTCCTCAGCCGTCTGGCTCTTCTGCATCTTATTGcaccaatatatatacatatatattctattCAACATAGGGATGAACTTAATTGCGTCTCCTTATTGGAAAGTTAGAAAAAATCATTGAACTCCCAACATCTTAAACATTACTTGCTTGTGACCAACCACTATTCATAGTTTATTTATTGGCATAAGATTCTTAGTTTGTTAGTTCCATTGATatctaaataattatttttttgataaaatatctaaataatTCTTACCATGACTAATTGGGAATCTTAACACCCTTGCCTTGGTTTAGTTTCTCCTCAGTAATGCAAAACCCATTTAGTTTGTTCTTAATTTACAAGTCAGTACTCTTTACTTTTTCAGAAAGTACATATTTGAAATCACTGGATTAAAGTGGTAGTGCTTAGAATGTATTTACTCCCACATGTCGTTTTAGTTCCAACTGTGTCCCATGCAttccttcaaattttaaagGCTTACAAGTGAAGAACTACTACAAGGTATGGAGAGAGCATTTGGAAAGTTAGGGTGCCTCCATGTGTTCTATTTTTTCCATGGTGTGCAGTATTAGAAATGTTGACTATTGATAATTTAAGGAGATGAGGGTTGATACTTATGGATTGGTGCTTTATGTGCAAGAACCATTGAGAGAGTGtggttcatctttttcttcactGTGCAATGGCTTGGGAGTTGTGGTCTTTGTTTTCTGTCTGTTTGGAGTCTATTGGTTATACCTTCTTCAGTCTTAAAATGTTTCCAGGTTGGAAGGGGTGTTTTGGAAAAAGAAGCAATGGGGATATTTGGATAGCCATTCCTTTGGGCTTAATGTTGTGGCTCTAGAGAATGAAATGTCTGTTGCTTTGGGGGGAAAGAGTTGAATTTGGCAAAGATGAAGTTCTAATTCCTGAAGACTATATGTGGTTGGACCTCAATTTCTCATACTTCTTCTACCATGAACTTCTAGAGTTCCTGGACACCCTAAGTTtccgttaatttttttttgtacttctattttttcttcctttttttgttattttttttgggctttccTTTCTATGCATACTCCTTGTTTACTAGGGTTGGTCCCCTTCTGcgcttctttttttattgagtcttattacgtataaaaaaaaaaaaaaaactgggttCCTCCCTCACACTTTCTCCTTGCAGCTAACATTTGTCTACTAGATTAAACTATTTTCCATTGAATGATTCTCTGATGATGCAGATTGTGTAAACTGTCCAAATAACATACAGAAACATTTTCATGGTTTTTCCTTTTGACACTTTATGcttactcttaaaataatttatttgtagATTACGGCAAGTACTATTACAATCAGAAGATGAATTAATGAAGAAGCAAACTTCAGAGCTTACCAGTGAGGGGGTTGCTCCAAAGCCTAAGAAAAATATTGGCAAGATGAGGGTGCAAGGTAGTTTTTATCCTCAGCTTTGGCACTCTTGTCATTCAAGCTTATAAGGAAATGTTCCTAAAATCTTATTGATTGTGCAGTGCGTAAAGTGAAGATGTCCCTTGACCCACCTACTGGCTGTAGTATCACATCCTTTAGGGCACCAGTAATTAAGTTGGAAACCATTCAATATCACCTCTCTAATTTGCAGTCAACACTTGCTTCTGGATGGCAAGCTTTAAGAAAAATTCGTGTTGCACCACGTCTACCTGCAAATCGGTCTTTTTCACGTCAGAGCTTGGCATATGTGCATGCCAGTACAAAGTATATAAAACAGGTGTCTGGACTCCTCAAAAATGGTGTAACAACTCTACGCAGCAGCTCAACATCATATGAAGCGGTGCAAGGTATGCAAACTATGTGCTTTATTGATTTGTCATACGAGATGAATTAGCTGCTGATTTAGACTTTTTTTGTGGGGAAGGGTGGCAtaaataactttttcattaaaagaaaagaaaatcaccTAAAATTAAAAGGATAGAAAACTGTTCAGGTATATCTATGTTTAGAAAACACAGTATAAGAATGTGGTACCATGCAAAATGCATTGTGTGCTTTAGTAGGCTAATTTTCCATTTCTGGCTAGACTAAACGTCGCAAATGATAAGTTTGTTACAATTTCAGAATTGCTATGAGTTGCCCCTGTGATTAAACCTATAAATGACATATTTGCATTGATGTGATGTTCAGACCCTTTATTTGTAGCACTGTTTAATATCTTTCTTGGTtcattctcttttaattttcttctgaATACTGCGACTTAAAGGGTTCCCCCCCATGCAAATGTTATCAGAAACGTACTCTTGTCTGTTGAGGCTGAAAAGTTCACCTGAAGAAGATTCCATCCGAACGCAACCTGGAGCTGGTGATATGCATATCTTGTACGTTCTCTTCCtgcttttattctttctatttctaaattttcttgagAAAGATGCTGACAACTCTACAGCTTTCCAGATAGTATAGGAGATGATCTGCTAGTCGAAGTCCAGGATTCGAAGGGGAAGCATTTTGGCCGCGTCCTTGTTCAAGTGGCTACTATTGCTGATGACCCGGTAATATTATCTTGCCCTGACATTAGATTTAGGGACATTTTTCTGAAAATTGTTGAGATAGAAGGCTGATACTAGAGTTGAATGCAGGCTGACAAGCTACGCTGGTGGTCTGTTTATCGTGAGCCAGAGCATGAGCTTGTGGGCAAGATACAGCTGTATATAAACTATTCAACTGTTTCAGATGATAATAGTCATCCCAAGGTGAGTGACCCTTTAGAGTAGTCTTCAAATGTACTAACCATTTCTAATAAAAGCTGCCTGTAAGCTGTTGTCTTAACCGAATCATGGTACAAGGTTGCTAACATAGATGATCATTTAGTGAAAGATCAGGATGTGAGACATGCTATGTATTAATGAAGATATGACCTTGTGATTAGTTGCTGTAAAAACTATCCTTTAATGTCCATTCCACAAATCAAAATATTACTTCCCATAATGTGTGTGCCTCAATTTGTGTGTTGATTACTTCTAAAGGGGCAAATTTGGAAAGttatgttaaaatttaaaatgtttgcATTTACATAAACCTACCCATTATGGGGCAGAGGGagtaattaattttgaaattgatggTTAATAACTGTAGAGTTTTAACTTACCTGAGCATATTGAGATATATTGTATCTTTGGGTATTGTGAAATGCTGTAATATCAGTATTGCCCAAATTCTATAATTGAAGTGGTAAGTAGCTGCAGTCTTTGTCTTGATATTTCTATTGTCTCTTCATTTAGATAATTAAAGGCTTACCCTCTTAATAATAATGAGAGATTGGCAGCCTGCACTCAAAGAAAAAGTTCCTTGATTGTTAAAGATATTCCCTCacccaaacccataaaaaagaagaagagaagagtaGTTGTATGAAGAATGATTGTTCAGTATTTGAAAGTGGGAAcgtgtatattttttaatatatagattataatAGTTCATTAAAAGGAGGAGATACTTTATGCACGTAGGGTGTctatacaaaatatttataaagaATAGAAACACACCAATCTTCACATTCGAAGAGAGTAGGAACATGTATTCTTTGTATTATGTCATGGCTTACTGAATAGCTTGATGATATTATATGCTATTCCTTTGGTCCCAGTGTGGCTCTGTTGCAGAAACAGTTGCATATGATCTAGTTTTGGAGGTTGCTATGAAGGTTCAGCATTTTCAACAAAGAAACCTATTGTTGCATGGCCCATGGAAGTGGCTCTTAACAGAGTTTGCCTCATATTATGGGGTTTCTGAAGTATACACCAAACTGAGGTAATTGATATGTTAATGTTAATTGCTTTTTGATATTGAAAATAGTAGGCCATGCAATAAAAGTTATCACCACTTGTTATGGTTGGCTATTTACTCAAATTATGTTTCAATGTGCCATGTGAATAGATACCTTTCTTATGTCATGGATGTAGCTACGCCAACAGCTGACTGCCTCAACTTGGTGTATGAATTGTTAATGCCCGTTCTTATGAAAGGCCACAGCAAGAACATATTGAGTCATCAAGAGGTACAAATCTGCTTTCCAGTTTAAAGCATGTGATGATTGTTCTGATTGTTATGTTGTTCTTTTCCAAGTTGCTTTTCTGCAATATTGACGTTGTTTTTGGTTAATAGTTCTCAGCCTGATCCATATATCTCTCCTAACACAAATTTGCATGATTTCTGGTTGCCTCATCAGAATCGAATTTTAGGAGAAACTAAGGATCAAATTGAACAGATATTCTCCTTAGCTTTTGAGAATTACAAGTCACTTGATGAATCATTGCCCTCGGGTATTATGGAGGTTTTCAAGCCTGCAACTGGGCTAGCAGCACCTGCGCTGGAACCTGCTGTTAAATTATATACACTTCTTCATGACATCTTGTCTCCTGAGGCTCAGACTGCCTTATGCCATTATTTTCAGGTCTGAGAGACTGAGCCAACATTTTTCATTATGATGCTTGCTTGAGTTGTACATTTATCTGTTTACTCAGAGTTAGTGTTTCCCCAGGTTGCTTCAAAGAAGAGATCAAGAAGACATTTGGCTGAGACCGATGAATACGTTACCGGCAATAATGAAGGCATTTTAATGGATAATGTTACTATGTCTACTGCTTACCAGAAGATGATATCACTGTGCATGAAcattaggaatgaaatttttactGATATTGAGATCCATAATCAACACATTCTTCCCAGGTACGTTCCTCAACTAATCAATGCATTGATACCTGAATTGTGCAAAAATCTAAGATGATGATAGTCATGTAACCATGCATCATAATGTGCAATATATTGGTTTATCTCTTATTAGTCCATCTTTCACTTCCAAATTTACGATCTCACATTTGACAGCACATGCCTTCAAAGTTTGGCTTTACTGTACTGTTGCAGAAATTTAAATGGAACAATTTGATTCTCAGCAAACTGAAATGTTCCATTCAAGATTGATATATACTTAAGTCAAccttaaaaaatgtaaataaaagccttgatttatttttttccttctgatcttaaataattattattattatcattattatagTGGTAGAAGCAGTAGTAATatataatcatcatcatcatcatcattattattattattgcttttGATATATTATCAACTCCTTAAGTTCcttacccataaaaaaaaatattatcaactCCTTAAGTTCCTTGATTCTAATTACCTTTTTAAAGAGTGTTGCATTCGCTTGATTAATATGATTTGCAAACACACTCTTGGCTGGGGGGGGGGATCATCCTTAGATTGACACTATTGCATAcatgttcaaaattttcatggtGCTTATCTACATGGTTCTTACTTGGTGGTTTGTCTCACACTCTCATGTCAAGCAAGTgggattttaatattttgaatttctttgtaCAGTTTTTTAGACCTCCCAAATCTGTCTGCATGCATCTACAGCACAGAGCTTTGCAACAGATTGCGTGCTTTCCTCATTGCTTGCCCCCCCACAGGCCCTTCACCTCCTGTAGCAGAACTTGTTATTGCTACGGCAGATTTTCAGAGGGATCTTGCCGCCTGGAAAATCAGGTAATATTATCTCTTctgtattattttaatgacaCAGAAAGAGCAGAACAAGTGTTCGACTATCATAGTAGTTATTACTTTGTGTGGTTTTAACCCAATGTTATGTTCTTTCTCAGTCCTGTTAAAGGTGGAGTTGATGCAAAAGAATTATTCCACTTGTATATTATGGTATGGATACAAGATAAGCGTCTCTCTTTGCTCGAGTCCTGCAAATTAGACAAGGTAAATGCGTTAAACCATGGTACTACCATGTGTATTCACTCCTTATGCTTGCCAAATCCTTTTGGTTCTTCTCCATAACTGCTTGGATGGAAAGCAATTGAGTAACTTTGACTCAtccaagttatttattttttggggcttttctttttttgttttggggggaTGGGGACCAGCATGTTGGAGGACTATGTTGACAGTGATTCTTTGAAATTCTTGAATCTTCAATTTTATTGCACATTCTACAAGTTGTACTTAATCATCTGAAAGTTATGTATTTGCAGGTAAAATGGTCAGGAGTTAGGACACAACATTCTACTACTCCTTTTGTTGATGACATGTATGACCGACTGAAAGAAACTTTGAGCGACTATGAGATCATCATTTGCCGATGGCCAGAATATATTTTCGGCTTGGAGAATGTATGTCCGGATGGGTTCTTCATCTttcaatctttatttttctatttggtcTCAGACATCagtgtctttttctttatttaaccctgtgggtttttgttttttttaaagatctaTTTGAGTTAGaagcatatttttttatgtgtctCTGACCATTGTCTAACTCTGGTGACCAGCCTTTTGGTTGATTATTGACTCACAAAATTCCTAGGCttaatttgaactttgaagtgaCTAGTGAGGCTGGGTGTCAAAATGAGGTTAAGGGCTTAAAAATAAAGCTTTTTATTCCTACAGTTCAAGTGAAATACTGAGCAGTCTTATACAACAATAAATACGTAAATAAGAGGAAAtaactaacaaaaaataaatgaaaacatatatatgaactttctttttatcttaCAACGGTGCTATTTGCATTCCtcatgtctttttctttcattgcaTATCAAAACCGAGCCTATCTTTCTTGTAATTTCCAAACCATTATCACCTTGTCTGGCCTTTATTCAAGATAAACACGGGATTTGCTCAAGAACTTATCTCATCTCATTGTGGACTCATTTTTTGTAGTCACCAATTATCTTATTCCCTTTATGCAGCACTAGAACTTGCAAGAAAAGATTCTAAATTTGTTCATATGTTAATTGAAATAacagtaataaaaatataagaaaatactgaaattgttttacttttttggaTTATGTTTTCCTCTAGGCTATTGCTGATGTTGAGAAGGCAGTAGTGGAAGCTTTAGACAAGCAATATGCAGATGTCttggcaccagtgaaggaaaaTATGGCACCCAAGAAATTTGGCCTAAAGTATGTCCAGAAACTTGCCAAACGTTCTGCATGCCCCTATGTAGTTCCTGATGAGGTCAGCTGTAACTTCCCAAATTTATAAGGTTCCTTTAACTATGTATATTATTCTGGTTTGAAAATCTAGTGTTGCCTTTCAGCTGGGAATTCTACTGAATTCCATGAAGAGGATGCTTGATGTCCTGCGCCCCAAGGTAGAAGTTCAGTTCAAGTCATGGGGTTCTTGCATCCCTGATGGAAGAAACAACGCAGTCCCTGGAGAGCGTCTCAGTGAGGTAACAGTGATGCTGAGAGCCAAGTTCAGAAATTATCTGCAAGCAATGGTGGAGAAACTTGTAGAGAATGTGAGTATCATCCTGAAAGTGACACATGATTTGGAAGTAGTTTGGGACCTAAGCTAAGATATATTTTAGTTAATGAAATGACATAAACAAAAAGATagatatttcttcttttttatttatttatttttttaaaaaatttaacaataaaatgaaagatcCTTAGCAATGtacaacaacaaattttttgttcCTGAAGTTGGTCTTGTACAAGTGTCTTTGTTTATGCTATCCTCAAAAGTGGAGGTTGTGGGCCCTTCTGCAGCTTATCAACTGTAATAAAGCTTGCTGGATGACATATGAGTAATTCTTGTTTGAAATAAAAGTGTCCCTATAAACTCCAATAGGCATACCTACATTTATAGTCCCAATAGATGTGTACAGGAAATTACTGCTGTTCTGCATATATCTGCAGCAGCCAAgtttttgttcccttttttcAGAGTAATATTTCttgtataaaattaaattaggCAAGGATTTCT contains the following coding sequences:
- the LOC115959685 gene encoding uncharacterized protein LOC115959685 isoform X2; the protein is MFTEGLDKNALRWVREEVTLSNSNMRPRIDPIAGIRNVGGRGFGLPPPSKFRSGHLPMNAIPVSRTIPGDVDDSGSNSEKDMSTESDEEVYGGRYSLESSPQDERVPNATAHRYGNPVQRQARYGSDYMYSDVSSSMETVVGRRGNLAERLVRGNGRYPVGRNGYTEDESSDSAASSEFSSTQVGSINGAVPQGRAYVSGGYASSVPSQSVPSQNVESAAEKDSHLRNLRTDKFSDDDDDDDDIPSAPPIDGSTHEIKQAADRSPVSRVHSTPYVPGSNKISNKNDWNTSETTFTVKPENDTVNRNADQFVRTTAGSEAGASSGSYLARLPTFHASALGPWHGVIAYDACVRLCLHAWAMECMEAPMFLDNECALLRDAFGLRQVLLQSEDELMKKQTSELTSEGVAPKPKKNIGKMRVQVRKVKMSLDPPTGCSITSFRAPVIKLETIQYHLSNLQSTLASGWQALRKIRVAPRLPANRSFSRQSLAYVHASTKYIKQVSGLLKNGVTTLRSSSTSYEAVQGFPPMQMLSETYSCLLRLKSSPEEDSIRTQPGAGDMHIFFPDSIGDDLLVEVQDSKGKHFGRVLVQVATIADDPADKLRWWSVYREPEHELVGKIQLYINYSTVSDDNSHPKCGSVAETVAYDLVLEVAMKVQHFQQRNLLLHGPWKWLLTEFASYYGVSEVYTKLRYLSYVMDVATPTADCLNLVYELLMPVLMKGHSKNILSHQENRILGETKDQIEQIFSLAFENYKSLDESLPSGIMEVFKPATGLAAPALEPAVKLYTLLHDILSPEAQTALCHYFQVASKKRSRRHLAETDEYVTGNNEGILMDNVTMSTAYQKMISLCMNIRNEIFTDIEIHNQHILPSFLDLPNLSACIYSTELCNRLRAFLIACPPTGPSPPVAELVIATADFQRDLAAWKISPVKGGVDAKELFHLYIMVWIQDKRLSLLESCKLDKVKWSGVRTQHSTTPFVDDMYDRLKETLSDYEIIICRWPEYIFGLENAIADVEKAVVEALDKQYADVLAPVKENMAPKKFGLKYVQKLAKRSACPYVVPDELGILLNSMKRMLDVLRPKVEVQFKSWGSCIPDGRNNAVPGERLSEVTVMLRAKFRNYLQAMVEKLVENTKLQNATKLKKILQDSKETVVESDVRGRMQPLKEQLTNTVNHLHTIFETHVFIAICRGYWDRMGQDVLSFLENRKENRSWYKGSRIAVTILDDTFASQMQQLLGNAIQEKDLEPPRSIMEVRSILCKDAPNHKDNTFYY
- the LOC115959685 gene encoding uncharacterized protein LOC115959685 isoform X1; translated protein: MFTEGLDKNALRWVREKEVTLSNSNMRPRIDPIAGIRNVGGRGFGLPPPSKFRSGHLPMNAIPVSRTIPGDVDDSGSNSEKDMSTESDEEVYGGRYSLESSPQDERVPNATAHRYGNPVQRQARYGSDYMYSDVSSSMETVVGRRGNLAERLVRGNGRYPVGRNGYTEDESSDSAASSEFSSTQVGSINGAVPQGRAYVSGGYASSVPSQSVPSQNVESAAEKDSHLRNLRTDKFSDDDDDDDDIPSAPPIDGSTHEIKQAADRSPVSRVHSTPYVPGSNKISNKNDWNTSETTFTVKPENDTVNRNADQFVRTTAGSEAGASSGSYLARLPTFHASALGPWHGVIAYDACVRLCLHAWAMECMEAPMFLDNECALLRDAFGLRQVLLQSEDELMKKQTSELTSEGVAPKPKKNIGKMRVQVRKVKMSLDPPTGCSITSFRAPVIKLETIQYHLSNLQSTLASGWQALRKIRVAPRLPANRSFSRQSLAYVHASTKYIKQVSGLLKNGVTTLRSSSTSYEAVQGFPPMQMLSETYSCLLRLKSSPEEDSIRTQPGAGDMHIFFPDSIGDDLLVEVQDSKGKHFGRVLVQVATIADDPADKLRWWSVYREPEHELVGKIQLYINYSTVSDDNSHPKCGSVAETVAYDLVLEVAMKVQHFQQRNLLLHGPWKWLLTEFASYYGVSEVYTKLRYLSYVMDVATPTADCLNLVYELLMPVLMKGHSKNILSHQENRILGETKDQIEQIFSLAFENYKSLDESLPSGIMEVFKPATGLAAPALEPAVKLYTLLHDILSPEAQTALCHYFQVASKKRSRRHLAETDEYVTGNNEGILMDNVTMSTAYQKMISLCMNIRNEIFTDIEIHNQHILPSFLDLPNLSACIYSTELCNRLRAFLIACPPTGPSPPVAELVIATADFQRDLAAWKISPVKGGVDAKELFHLYIMVWIQDKRLSLLESCKLDKVKWSGVRTQHSTTPFVDDMYDRLKETLSDYEIIICRWPEYIFGLENAIADVEKAVVEALDKQYADVLAPVKENMAPKKFGLKYVQKLAKRSACPYVVPDELGILLNSMKRMLDVLRPKVEVQFKSWGSCIPDGRNNAVPGERLSEVTVMLRAKFRNYLQAMVEKLVENTKLQNATKLKKILQDSKETVVESDVRGRMQPLKEQLTNTVNHLHTIFETHVFIAICRGYWDRMGQDVLSFLENRKENRSWYKGSRIAVTILDDTFASQMQQLLGNAIQEKDLEPPRSIMEVRSILCKDAPNHKDNTFYY
- the LOC115959685 gene encoding uncharacterized protein LOC115959685 isoform X3, whose product is MFTEGLDKNALRWVREKEVTLSNSNMRPRIDPIAGIRNVGGRGFGLPPPSKFRSGHLPMNAIPVSRTIPGDVDDSGSNSEKDMSTESDEEVYGGRYSLESSPQDERVPNATAHRYGNPVQRQARYGSDYMYSDVSSSMETVVGRRGNLAERLVRGNGRYPVGRNGYTEDESSDSAASSEFSSTQVGSINGAVPQGRAYVSGGYASSVPSQSVPSQNVESAAEKDSHLRNLRTDKFSDDDDDDDDIPSAPPIDGSTHEIKQAADRSPVSRVHSTPYVPGSNKISNKNDWNTSETTFTVKPENDTVNRNADQFVRTTAGSEAGASSGSYLARLPTFHASALGPWHGVIAYDACVRLCLHAWAMECMEAPMFLDNECALLRDAFGLRQVLLQSEDELMKKQTSELTSEGVAPKPKKNIGKMRVQVRKVKMSLDPPTGCSITSFRAPVIKLETIQYHLSNLQSTLASGWQALRKIRVAPRLPANRSFSRQSLAYVHASTKYIKQVSGLLKNGVTTLRSSSTSYEAVQETYSCLLRLKSSPEEDSIRTQPGAGDMHIFFPDSIGDDLLVEVQDSKGKHFGRVLVQVATIADDPADKLRWWSVYREPEHELVGKIQLYINYSTVSDDNSHPKCGSVAETVAYDLVLEVAMKVQHFQQRNLLLHGPWKWLLTEFASYYGVSEVYTKLRYLSYVMDVATPTADCLNLVYELLMPVLMKGHSKNILSHQENRILGETKDQIEQIFSLAFENYKSLDESLPSGIMEVFKPATGLAAPALEPAVKLYTLLHDILSPEAQTALCHYFQVASKKRSRRHLAETDEYVTGNNEGILMDNVTMSTAYQKMISLCMNIRNEIFTDIEIHNQHILPSFLDLPNLSACIYSTELCNRLRAFLIACPPTGPSPPVAELVIATADFQRDLAAWKISPVKGGVDAKELFHLYIMVWIQDKRLSLLESCKLDKVKWSGVRTQHSTTPFVDDMYDRLKETLSDYEIIICRWPEYIFGLENAIADVEKAVVEALDKQYADVLAPVKENMAPKKFGLKYVQKLAKRSACPYVVPDELGILLNSMKRMLDVLRPKVEVQFKSWGSCIPDGRNNAVPGERLSEVTVMLRAKFRNYLQAMVEKLVENTKLQNATKLKKILQDSKETVVESDVRGRMQPLKEQLTNTVNHLHTIFETHVFIAICRGYWDRMGQDVLSFLENRKENRSWYKGSRIAVTILDDTFASQMQQLLGNAIQEKDLEPPRSIMEVRSILCKDAPNHKDNTFYY